From Pelomonas sp. SE-A7, a single genomic window includes:
- a CDS encoding antibiotic biosynthesis monooxygenase, with amino-acid sequence MILEVADIRIAPGQQAAFEAAIARGVAEVISRSPGFLRHQLQRGIEAPERYLLLIDWATLENHTVDFRGGPLFGQWRAIVGPFFAEPPKVEHFQLATP; translated from the coding sequence ATGATTCTCGAAGTCGCCGACATCCGCATCGCCCCCGGCCAGCAGGCTGCCTTCGAAGCCGCCATCGCCCGGGGCGTGGCCGAGGTGATCTCGCGCTCGCCCGGCTTTCTGCGCCACCAGCTGCAGCGCGGCATCGAAGCGCCGGAGCGCTACCTGCTGCTGATCGACTGGGCGACGCTGGAAAACCACACGGTGGACTTCCGCGGCGGCCCCTTGTTCGGGCAATGGCGCGCCATCGTGGGGCCCTTCTTCGCCGAGCCGCCCAAGGTGGAGCATTTCCAGCTCGCCACGCCCTGA